One part of the Magnetovibrio sp. PR-2 genome encodes these proteins:
- a CDS encoding transketolase family protein, translated as MRNKFADVIYEIGQKDDSICALVADISPAGSMVNFREDFPERFINCGVAEQSMIGIAAGMALKGMRPFCYTIATFSLYRPFEMIRVDLAYQNLPVTVIGMGAGVIYSTLGSTHHSMEDIAVATAVPNMTVIAPCDPDEMRQATLWCATQSQGPVYMRLGKAGEPDLTEHAIDDFEVGKIRYIRKGKDVAILTYGPITAMACEIADRLEAQGKSVSLVSCHTIKPLDEDGVCGVLTSHDHVAVIEEHVPHGGLTSRVKELAWENKVGCQLSAWTLKDEFIHCYGTYEELLAAHGIEKEAIIAALS; from the coding sequence ATGAGAAACAAGTTTGCCGATGTGATTTACGAAATTGGACAAAAAGACGACAGCATTTGCGCGTTGGTCGCCGACATTTCCCCTGCGGGGTCCATGGTCAATTTTCGCGAAGACTTTCCCGAACGCTTCATCAACTGCGGTGTTGCCGAACAGTCGATGATCGGTATCGCGGCGGGCATGGCGTTGAAAGGCATGCGTCCGTTTTGCTACACCATTGCGACGTTTAGCCTCTATCGTCCGTTTGAGATGATCCGTGTCGATCTGGCTTATCAAAATTTGCCGGTCACGGTGATTGGCATGGGGGCAGGTGTGATCTATTCCACACTGGGCAGCACGCACCATTCCATGGAAGACATCGCCGTTGCGACGGCGGTTCCCAACATGACGGTTATAGCACCGTGTGATCCGGATGAAATGCGCCAAGCCACACTGTGGTGCGCGACCCAAAGCCAAGGCCCGGTCTATATGCGTCTGGGCAAAGCCGGTGAACCGGACTTGACCGAACATGCGATTGACGATTTCGAAGTTGGTAAAATCCGATACATTCGCAAGGGTAAAGACGTCGCAATCCTGACTTACGGTCCCATCACCGCAATGGCTTGTGAGATTGCGGATCGGCTGGAAGCGCAAGGCAAAAGCGTTTCGCTTGTTTCTTGTCACACCATCAAACCGCTGGATGAAGACGGTGTGTGTGGTGTGCTTACATCTCACGATCACGTGGCGGTTATAGAAGAGCATGTCCCCCATGGCGGCCTGACGTCTCGGGTCAAAGAATTGGCGTGGGAAAACAAAGTTGGTTGTCAGTTGTCAGCTTGGACGTTGAAGGACGAATTCATTCACTGTTACGGCACTTACGAAGAACTGTTGGCCGCGCACGGTATTGAGAAAGAGGCGATCATCGCTGCCCTGAGTTAG
- a CDS encoding DegT/DnrJ/EryC1/StrS family aminotransferase: protein MTDVADRKLAILGGEPMRATPMPPRFALGAAEEAMIQDVLAHYRARDLDPGYQGHFEQLYCDAFVDFQGGGYADSVATGTAAIFVGLAALELPKGSEVLVSPITDPGTLSAIVLNGLKPRLVDAKPNSYNVGPDEFEAAITPACSAGVIVHAVGQAVEIDGVVDVAQRHGIKVLEDCSQAHGAGWKGQRVGTFGDIAAFSTMYRKAHMSGASGGMIYTQDLDLHRMALAHADRGKPTWQEDLDDRNPSQFLFPALNLHSDEISCAMGLASLQRLETTIEKRLDFVARFTQRLEETSHVCRPYGYTKGDSPFIYPVFVDPSKISCTVEAFANAVRAEGIGLNPHYEYLVANWPFLKPHMAEETDTPNARTMLDTSFALYLNENYGEAEVEDCIAAISKVEGHYQSGDNATDRLE from the coding sequence ATGACGGACGTAGCTGATAGAAAATTGGCGATTTTGGGTGGAGAGCCGATGCGGGCAACTCCCATGCCGCCGCGTTTTGCGCTGGGAGCGGCGGAGGAAGCTATGATCCAAGACGTTTTGGCTCATTACCGTGCGCGCGATCTCGATCCCGGATATCAGGGCCATTTCGAACAGCTCTATTGCGACGCGTTTGTCGACTTTCAGGGCGGTGGTTACGCCGATTCCGTTGCCACAGGTACAGCAGCTATCTTCGTTGGCTTGGCTGCGCTCGAGCTTCCCAAAGGTTCAGAGGTGTTGGTTTCACCCATCACCGATCCCGGCACCTTGTCGGCCATCGTGCTAAATGGATTAAAACCGCGTTTGGTGGATGCCAAACCCAACAGCTATAACGTTGGCCCAGACGAATTCGAAGCCGCCATCACGCCCGCGTGTTCCGCTGGCGTGATTGTTCACGCTGTGGGTCAGGCAGTTGAAATTGACGGGGTCGTCGACGTGGCGCAGCGTCATGGCATCAAGGTGTTGGAAGATTGCTCTCAAGCTCATGGTGCTGGGTGGAAGGGACAACGGGTTGGCACGTTTGGCGACATTGCCGCGTTTTCGACCATGTACCGCAAAGCCCACATGAGTGGCGCTTCGGGTGGGATGATTTATACGCAAGACTTAGACTTACACCGCATGGCTCTCGCCCATGCCGACCGGGGCAAGCCCACGTGGCAAGAAGACCTAGATGATCGCAATCCCAGTCAATTTTTGTTTCCTGCATTGAACCTGCATTCGGATGAAATCTCTTGTGCCATGGGCTTGGCCTCATTGCAGCGCTTAGAGACGACGATTGAGAAACGGCTGGATTTTGTCGCGCGCTTTACACAGCGTCTGGAAGAAACATCCCACGTGTGCCGCCCTTATGGCTACACCAAAGGGGATTCTCCTTTTATCTATCCCGTTTTTGTGGACCCATCAAAGATTTCTTGTACCGTGGAAGCGTTCGCCAACGCCGTACGTGCCGAAGGCATTGGGCTTAATCCGCACTATGAATACTTGGTTGCCAATTGGCCGTTTTTAAAACCGCATATGGCCGAAGAGACGGACACCCCCAATGCCCGCACTATGCTGGACACCAGCTTTGCGCTGTATCTCAATGAGAATTATGGAGAAGCAGAAGTGGAAGACTGCATCGCGGC